The Quercus lobata isolate SW786 chromosome 4, ValleyOak3.0 Primary Assembly, whole genome shotgun sequence genome segment GTGCGTATTCACCATCAGAGGTCAAGATGCATTTCGGGACTCCTTGTTCAAGAGTTTGAGGAGTATGGGGGGAATTTTTGTGGAGATGATTATTTCCTTTACGCTAGGGTTAATGGTGAATTGGGCATATTTAAATTGATGGATGAAAGTTTCCCTCAACGGACTTCTGTCATTATGGCTTCATGTGATGGACTCATCTGTTATAGAAGTCGTCGAACTAGGGATGTAGAGGTGCTGGACATAGTTGTTTGGAACCCAATGACCCAGGAACGGTTAACCTTGAGACCCACTGACTGTCACGTTGGTAGCATCTTTGGATTGGCTTTCTACCCATTTGGTTCTTCAGCAAAGATGATCCCTTGCTTTAAAGTGGTCAGCATTCAGCATCTAAAACATGACCAAAATTcctattcctttgtgatctaCTCATCAGAGACAGGGAAATGGAAAACTTCCTTTGAAGTGTGCTATTGCAAGGATGAGCTTTATGAGAACAAACATATTTATGTTAATGGAAGGTTTTACTGGTTGACAAGCAATCAGAACATTATCACTTTTGAGGTGGATAAGGAGTTATCTGGAGTCATTACAGTACCAGGTCCTAAGTGGTTGGATAGAGATGTAAGACTGGCTTGCCTTGGGGATTCAGATGGGTATCTTCATTATGTGTGTGTAGATATGTCTGAACTTCAGGTCTGGATGTTAACAGATCCTTGCAAGTCCATTTGGGTTCTTAAGCACCATATAAATATAGATCAatttggtgaagaatcaagggATCGGTATCTCCATCGTGTACGAAACTCTCCTGAAATGATTGGCAATTATTTTGTAGTGGACGCTCAAACTTTCCATGATGAAGTTGTGTATTTGTCTATACGAGGTAGGTTATGTTCATATGACTTCAAAACTGGAAGGCTGAGAACCTTCTTTTATGGTTCTTACCTGAGGCATCAAACTAAAGTTCAGGCGACTGTGCTCCCATATTCACCGACCTTGGTAACAATTGGCATTCCCTGGTTGAAACAGAATTCTGGTagttcttctatttcttttgattCAACATCTTTTAATTATGAAGGAAGacctagaaaaaaatttaaaacaaggAAGACCTagagaaaaattgaaagaaccCTTAAGGTCACCACATTGCTGCTCATTGAAATGGAAGTAATCAGTGCATTTATGTAAATTAGTAAGCATGGACCAGTCA includes the following:
- the LOC115983726 gene encoding F-box protein At5g07610-like, coding for MEVIFSNEDLAKEILSRLSAKNLLRCKCVSKRWTSLISDPSFVRIHHQRSRCISGLLVQEFEEYGGNFCGDDYFLYARVNGELGIFKLMDESFPQRTSVIMASCDGLICYRSRRTRDVEVLDIVVWNPMTQERLTLRPTDCHVGSIFGLAFYPFGSSAKMIPCFKVVSIQHLKHDQNSYSFVIYSSETGKWKTSFEVCYCKDELYENKHIYVNGRFYWLTSNQNIITFEVDKELSGVITVPGPKWLDRDVRLACLGDSDGYLHYVCVDMSELQVWMLTDPCKSIWVLKHHINIDQFGEESRDRYLHRVRNSPEMIGNYFVVDAQTFHDEVVYLSIRGRLCSYDFKTGRLRTFFYGSYLRHQTKVQATVLPYSPTLVTIGIPWLKQNSGSSSISFDSTSFNYEGRPRKKFKTRKT